From the genome of Notolabrus celidotus isolate fNotCel1 chromosome 5, fNotCel1.pri, whole genome shotgun sequence, one region includes:
- the LOC117812425 gene encoding histone H3, with protein sequence MARTKQTARKSTGGKAPRKQLATKAARKSAPATGGVKKPHRYRPGTVALREIRRYQKSTELLIRKLPFQRLVREIAQDFKTDLRFQSSAVMALQEASEAYLVGLFEDTNLCAIHAKRVTIMPKDIQLARRIRGERA encoded by the coding sequence ATGGCCAGAACCAAGCAGACCGCCCGTAAATCCACCGGAGGCAAAGCCCCCAGGAAGCAACTGGCCACAAAGGCCGCCCGCAAGAGCGCCCCGGCCACCGGCGGAGTGAAGAAGCCCCATCGTTACAGGCCCGGGACCGTGGCACTGAGAGAGATCCGTCGCTACCAGAAGTCCACCGAGCTGCTCATCCGCAAGCTGCCCTTCCAGCGCCTGGTCCGTGAGATTGCTCAGGACTTCAAGACCGATCTGCGCTTCCAGAGCTCCGCCGTCATGGCTCTGCAGGAGGCCAGCGAGGCTTACCTGGTAGGGCTGTTCGAGGACACCAACCTGTGCGCCATCCACGCCAAGAGGGTCACTATCATGCCCAAAGATATCCAGCTGGCACGCCGCATCCGTGGAGAGAGAGCCTAG